In one Polaribacter sp. ALD11 genomic region, the following are encoded:
- a CDS encoding PNGase F N-terminal domain-containing protein, whose translation MKFKNIIVIYLLAFCANIIAQENSTKINVFNKQPLNFGGKKGLDTEAVRLMSGRLVYKKVTIPTFISGTDVKVKITVRSNGDRWDKSGSCFVVSDPKKLSILSITEKEGKFPKDSYIDGTYAGLVSGDNYNPVIELMRFMTPFGVGHYSDNKVKYRRPVYIPNWEKQVVWEQDVTNLESLVTGTFYVGVWIDSWTSEGYNFDLELTYSNRKQRKVFVLPLVNTVPYVGGQQIPDNFAHNDLEKTINLKKDIKNVKLHYITTGHGGHSGGDEFIKIKNSVYFNNTLVLDTIPWRDDCASFRRFNPTSGVWLRKDSASYIDSKTRSYQIKEIEERIASSDLSRSNWCPGSSVAPMVVNLGDLKAGTHTLKIKIPATPVDGDKLNHWLVSTYITYDQ comes from the coding sequence ATGAAGTTTAAAAATATTATAGTAATCTATTTGCTGGCGTTTTGTGCTAATATAATTGCTCAAGAAAACAGTACTAAAATTAATGTATTCAATAAACAGCCTTTAAATTTTGGAGGTAAAAAAGGACTAGATACAGAAGCAGTTCGTTTAATGAGCGGCCGTTTGGTGTATAAAAAAGTAACGATTCCTACCTTTATAAGTGGTACAGATGTAAAAGTAAAAATAACAGTGCGTTCTAACGGAGATCGTTGGGATAAGTCTGGATCTTGTTTTGTGGTTTCAGATCCTAAAAAACTTTCTATCCTTTCTATTACGGAAAAAGAGGGGAAATTCCCTAAGGATTCTTATATAGATGGTACATATGCTGGTTTAGTTTCAGGAGACAATTATAATCCAGTTATAGAGTTAATGAGGTTTATGACTCCTTTTGGTGTTGGCCATTACAGCGACAATAAAGTAAAATACAGAAGACCCGTTTATATTCCTAATTGGGAAAAACAAGTTGTTTGGGAACAAGATGTTACAAATTTAGAAAGCTTAGTTACCGGAACGTTTTATGTAGGTGTCTGGATAGATTCTTGGACCTCGGAAGGTTATAATTTTGATTTAGAGCTTACATATTCAAATAGAAAACAGCGAAAAGTCTTTGTACTGCCTTTAGTAAATACGGTACCTTATGTTGGTGGACAGCAGATACCAGATAATTTTGCTCATAATGACTTAGAGAAAACCATCAATTTAAAAAAAGACATTAAAAATGTAAAATTACATTACATCACAACAGGTCATGGAGGGCATAGTGGCGGCGATGAGTTTATTAAAATTAAAAATAGCGTTTATTTTAATAATACACTTGTTTTAGACACGATTCCGTGGAGAGATGACTGTGCCTCTTTTAGAAGGTTCAATCCTACTTCTGGCGTGTGGCTAAGAAAAGACTCTGCTTCTTATATAGATTCAAAAACAAGATCTTATCAAATAAAAGAAATTGAAGAGCGCATTGCTTCTTCAGATTTATCAAGATCAAATTGGTGCCCGGGCTCTTCGGTAGCACCTATGGTTGTTAATTTAGGAGATTTAAAAGCAGGAACTCATACATTAAAAATAAAAATACCAGCAACACCTGTAGATGGAGACAAATTGAATCATTGGTTGGTTTCTACCTATATTACCTATGATCAATAA
- a CDS encoding glycoside hydrolase family 97 protein gives MKLKKWTVLFLFNLTLISCSSEKVLKIESPDNKIKVSVNTSQGIYYTVNFKDSVIINPSKLGYEFKNANPLSKNFIVTDYSITQSNTKWTTVWGEKSVIEDNYNQLLICLQEKDGFKRKLNLYFKIYNDGIGFRYEIPKQKNIDSLLITQELTEFNFVKNHSGWYIPANFESYETLYKNASLNEIESANTPITLETEAGNFISIHEANLTNYAGMTLKKNEAASFSFKSDLVPWPNGVKVKAKTPMVSPWRTIQITDNAKDLVESNLILNLNEPNKIENVSWIEPMKYIGIWWGMHLGTQTWTLGERHGATTEETKKYIDFADKHKIKGVLVEGWNTGWENWGKKDAFDFVTPYDDFNLKEVTNYATEKNISFIGHVETGGAAQSFENKLDPIFSMYQQLGVKAVKTGYAGGIQTKGQFHHGQFMVNHYREVVKTAAKYKIMIDAHEPIKPTGIRRTYPNMMTREGTRGMEWNAWSSGNPPEHYTILPFTRGLAGPIDYTPGVFDILYKNAKNRVKWNDLDDGTSRVNTTLAKQLALFVVLYSPMQMASDLIENYENQPAFKFIEDVATDWEFSKMINGKIGDYITIVRKDKNSDDWFLGSITDESQRELNIELSFLEENKTYIAQIYADGTNADWETNPTEIDILKKEVTSKTNLNIKLAAGGGQAIRFTPINK, from the coding sequence ATGAAATTAAAAAAATGGACTGTGTTATTCTTATTTAATTTAACACTAATAAGCTGCTCTAGTGAAAAGGTTTTAAAAATTGAATCTCCTGATAATAAAATTAAGGTCTCTGTAAATACGAGTCAAGGGATATATTACACGGTTAATTTTAAAGATTCTGTAATTATAAATCCCTCAAAATTAGGGTACGAATTTAAAAATGCAAATCCTTTATCTAAAAACTTTATAGTAACAGATTATAGCATTACACAATCCAACACCAAATGGACTACTGTTTGGGGAGAAAAAAGTGTAATAGAAGATAATTACAATCAACTATTAATTTGCTTACAAGAAAAAGATGGATTCAAAAGAAAACTGAATCTTTACTTTAAAATATACAATGATGGTATTGGGTTTCGGTATGAAATTCCTAAACAAAAAAATATAGACAGTCTTCTAATTACACAAGAATTAACGGAATTTAATTTCGTAAAAAACCATAGTGGCTGGTATATTCCTGCAAATTTTGAATCATACGAAACACTCTATAAAAATGCATCTTTAAATGAAATTGAGTCAGCAAATACACCAATAACATTAGAAACGGAAGCTGGTAATTTTATAAGTATTCATGAAGCGAATTTAACAAATTATGCAGGCATGACTTTAAAGAAAAATGAAGCGGCCTCATTTTCTTTTAAAAGTGATTTGGTACCGTGGCCAAATGGTGTTAAAGTAAAAGCAAAAACACCAATGGTTTCTCCTTGGCGTACCATTCAAATAACAGACAATGCAAAAGATTTAGTGGAGTCTAATTTAATTTTGAATTTAAATGAACCGAATAAAATTGAAAATGTGTCTTGGATTGAACCTATGAAATATATAGGAATTTGGTGGGGAATGCACTTGGGAACACAAACTTGGACTTTAGGTGAAAGACATGGAGCAACAACCGAAGAAACAAAGAAATATATCGATTTTGCAGACAAACATAAAATTAAAGGTGTTTTAGTTGAAGGCTGGAACACAGGTTGGGAAAATTGGGGAAAGAAGGATGCTTTCGATTTTGTAACACCTTACGACGATTTTAATTTGAAAGAAGTTACAAACTATGCTACTGAAAAAAACATTTCATTTATTGGTCATGTTGAAACTGGTGGGGCCGCACAATCTTTTGAAAATAAATTAGACCCTATTTTTTCAATGTATCAACAATTGGGGGTTAAAGCTGTAAAAACGGGTTACGCAGGAGGCATTCAAACAAAAGGTCAATTTCATCATGGGCAGTTTATGGTAAACCATTATAGAGAGGTTGTTAAAACTGCTGCTAAATATAAAATTATGATTGATGCTCATGAGCCGATTAAACCCACAGGAATAAGAAGGACCTATCCAAATATGATGACTCGTGAAGGTACTAGAGGTATGGAATGGAATGCTTGGAGTTCTGGGAATCCGCCAGAACATTATACAATTTTGCCTTTTACAAGAGGTTTAGCAGGACCAATAGATTATACACCTGGTGTATTTGATATTTTATATAAAAACGCTAAAAACAGAGTCAAATGGAATGATTTAGATGATGGGACTTCCAGGGTAAATACAACATTAGCAAAGCAATTAGCTTTATTTGTTGTGTTGTATAGTCCAATGCAAATGGCATCTGATTTGATAGAGAATTATGAAAATCAACCTGCTTTTAAATTTATTGAAGATGTTGCTACAGATTGGGAGTTTTCAAAAATGATTAATGGAAAAATAGGAGATTACATAACCATTGTTAGAAAAGATAAAAATAGTGATGATTGGTTTTTAGGAAGCATTACAGATGAGAGCCAAAGAGAATTAAATATAGAATTAAGTTTTCTTGAAGAAAATAAAACATACATCGCTCAAATCTATGCCGATGGTACGAATGCAGACTGGGAAACCAATCCGACAGAAATTGATATTCTAAAAAAAGAAGTGACTTCAAAAACCAATCTTAATATAAAGTTAGCTGCTGGTGGTGGACAAGCTATCCGATTTACACCAATAAATAAATAA
- a CDS encoding M43 family zinc metalloprotease has product MKLKLLLLLFLLFSLLNVNAQSISCRAAEENAKVYRDNPSALQEKKDFDIFSKEFALKQKKESTKQEAVSYTIPVVFHVYGDIQSGQTVTYDKIVTHLRHLNDDFNGRNDDYETVEDFFKSRRGTLDIEFKLAKIDPNGGCTNGVVFHSAKNGYGNGGGYDDQIAADAWDNEKYMNVYIQNDLYNEGSLTNSGVAWYPNTGMTDANTARVVFNGAYLYDNSYSKEFSATLTHEFGHFMNLIHTFEGGCSGTDEVADTPKEDAAHTLACSPGTNCDGDKVNIENYMGYNGAQGCYKMYTQGQITRMLAALQHPARVTLWQPQNLIDTGVNSTGSTLVASATSFKEAVINDGSFDTSSIVSLDGGKEFTMTSGTMTAGTHYTHTFPAGVTPVLTVNSNNEVSITITGNATNHALANNASGDIAFLPAAFSGGTTDLSCTSLYFNFKYADPYGIFFVDMPNVVISSSLGWKYFEIAIGSDPAFGGWRFEANALKIETYDKNLVCEAGTRNISLLAPNVGIDASSNLTAPEAYPNQLDLRTASYTAWDGKTGYVGFDYLIDGATCYGWFKVTVDADGDGYTISEYAYNTEPGKVIYTGMTEKVSVVLSADTLYESNANDGTITNTSIISLSTNNSTFTKSSGNFTAGTDYTITGVPAGFTATLTLQSNSEVEVSFTGNATSHLPANDAAVVITFKDAAITGGVAVLDNAEKTINLKFEAPYGIFYVDNPDYTVSQASGWQWFYLDIGDETEYGAWAFDATNLKIETYGKRLVTETGTRNISLIPVATTIDGSNNFTAPGDYPDQLDLRTSTYTTWDGQTGFVGFEYTSRGRICYGWFHVKVEAGGTGYTVLDFAYNTKPNELIITGTDQSGNSVQAPSYLAAAGNVQNLEANLSWTNNAASATSVIVERAGADNVFAEIATLTGTATSYTDTGLTKEVTYKYRVRALEAAEYSEYSNVTSVLLSDSPSPTLDAPILYGTVYEEYFYVQWEPISGATQYEVQLKDASGDWVTLETVDAPGYYLLINKQGEQIIYEVRVRAINTSETSARSYVTVNLDDKSFVLSTTNYALNIKSFTIYPNPASDIVEFNFNNLDASKITLTIYNISGAVVDVVKNASRYSVNHLAKGMYIVIATDGNFVETQKLLIK; this is encoded by the coding sequence ATGAAATTAAAATTATTATTATTATTATTTCTGCTTTTCAGTTTATTAAACGTTAACGCTCAGAGTATATCGTGTCGAGCAGCAGAGGAAAACGCAAAAGTGTATAGAGATAACCCGAGTGCGCTTCAGGAAAAGAAAGACTTTGATATTTTTAGTAAAGAATTTGCTTTAAAGCAAAAAAAGGAATCTACAAAACAAGAAGCAGTGTCATATACCATACCTGTTGTTTTTCATGTTTATGGAGACATTCAAAGTGGTCAAACTGTAACTTATGACAAAATTGTTACACATCTAAGGCATCTTAATGATGACTTTAACGGAAGAAATGATGATTATGAAACAGTTGAAGATTTTTTCAAATCTCGTAGAGGAACTTTAGACATTGAATTTAAGTTGGCTAAAATAGACCCGAACGGAGGTTGTACTAATGGTGTCGTTTTTCATTCAGCAAAAAATGGCTATGGTAATGGTGGTGGTTATGATGACCAAATTGCTGCAGATGCATGGGATAATGAAAAGTATATGAATGTATACATTCAAAATGATTTATATAACGAAGGTTCATTAACGAACTCTGGTGTTGCTTGGTATCCTAACACAGGTATGACAGATGCTAATACAGCTCGTGTAGTATTTAACGGTGCTTACTTGTATGACAACTCTTACAGTAAAGAGTTCTCAGCAACTTTAACACATGAATTTGGTCATTTCATGAATTTAATACACACTTTCGAGGGAGGTTGTTCGGGTACGGATGAAGTAGCCGATACTCCTAAAGAAGATGCAGCACATACCCTAGCTTGTTCTCCTGGAACAAATTGTGATGGTGACAAAGTAAATATTGAAAATTATATGGGTTACAATGGAGCTCAAGGTTGTTACAAAATGTACACCCAAGGTCAAATTACTCGTATGCTTGCTGCTTTACAACATCCAGCACGTGTAACACTATGGCAACCACAAAACCTTATAGACACAGGAGTTAACTCAACAGGAAGTACTTTAGTAGCATCAGCAACATCTTTCAAAGAAGCTGTTATTAATGATGGTTCTTTCGACACTTCTTCTATAGTAAGTTTAGATGGAGGAAAAGAATTTACAATGACTTCAGGGACAATGACTGCAGGTACTCATTACACACATACTTTCCCTGCAGGTGTTACACCCGTTTTAACAGTTAACTCAAATAATGAGGTTAGTATTACTATTACAGGAAACGCTACAAATCATGCACTTGCTAATAATGCATCAGGAGATATTGCTTTTTTACCTGCAGCTTTTTCTGGAGGAACTACTGATTTATCTTGTACTTCATTATACTTCAACTTTAAATATGCAGATCCTTACGGTATCTTTTTTGTTGACATGCCAAACGTTGTTATATCTTCGTCTTTAGGTTGGAAATACTTCGAAATAGCTATTGGAAGCGACCCTGCTTTTGGAGGCTGGAGATTTGAAGCTAATGCATTAAAAATAGAGACCTATGATAAAAATTTAGTTTGTGAAGCAGGAACAAGAAACATTTCCTTATTAGCTCCAAATGTTGGTATTGATGCATCAAGTAACCTTACTGCTCCTGAAGCTTATCCAAACCAGCTTGATTTGCGTACGGCAAGTTATACTGCTTGGGATGGAAAAACAGGATATGTAGGATTTGATTATTTAATTGATGGCGCTACTTGCTATGGATGGTTTAAAGTTACTGTAGATGCTGATGGAGATGGATACACTATTTCTGAGTATGCTTATAACACGGAACCGGGTAAGGTTATTTACACAGGTATGACTGAAAAAGTTTCTGTTGTTTTATCTGCAGACACTCTATATGAATCAAATGCAAATGATGGTACTATAACAAACACTAGTATTATTTCATTATCAACAAACAATAGTACTTTTACAAAAAGTAGTGGAAATTTCACCGCTGGTACAGATTACACCATAACAGGAGTTCCTGCAGGATTTACAGCTACCCTTACTCTTCAAAGTAATTCAGAAGTAGAGGTTTCTTTTACAGGAAACGCAACTTCTCATCTTCCAGCTAATGATGCTGCTGTAGTAATAACTTTTAAAGATGCCGCTATTACTGGAGGTGTTGCTGTTCTAGATAATGCAGAGAAAACAATTAATTTAAAATTTGAAGCTCCTTATGGTATCTTTTATGTTGATAATCCAGATTATACTGTTTCTCAAGCTTCAGGGTGGCAGTGGTTTTACTTAGACATTGGAGATGAAACAGAATATGGTGCGTGGGCATTTGATGCTACTAATTTGAAAATAGAAACTTATGGTAAAAGATTAGTTACTGAAACAGGGACTAGAAACATTAGTTTAATACCTGTAGCTACAACTATAGATGGTTCAAACAATTTTACTGCTCCAGGTGATTACCCAGATCAATTAGATTTAAGAACTTCTACATACACAACTTGGGACGGTCAAACTGGTTTTGTTGGTTTCGAATATACAAGCAGAGGACGTATTTGCTATGGTTGGTTTCATGTAAAAGTTGAAGCAGGAGGAACAGGGTATACTGTTTTAGATTTTGCTTATAACACAAAACCAAACGAGCTTATTATAACAGGTACAGATCAATCTGGAAATTCTGTTCAAGCTCCTTCTTACTTAGCTGCTGCTGGTAATGTACAGAATTTAGAAGCTAATTTATCATGGACAAACAATGCTGCAAGTGCTACAAGCGTAATAGTTGAAAGAGCTGGAGCAGATAATGTTTTTGCAGAAATTGCTACTCTAACAGGTACAGCAACAAGTTATACCGATACAGGATTAACAAAAGAAGTTACTTACAAATATAGAGTTAGGGCTTTAGAGGCTGCTGAATATTCTGAATATTCAAACGTTACTTCTGTATTACTCTCGGACAGTCCTTCACCTACATTGGACGCGCCTATTCTTTATGGTACAGTATATGAAGAGTATTTTTATGTACAATGGGAACCGATTAGTGGTGCTACTCAATATGAAGTTCAATTAAAAGATGCTTCAGGAGATTGGGTAACCCTTGAAACAGTTGATGCTCCTGGTTATTATTTATTAATTAATAAACAAGGAGAACAAATAATATATGAGGTTAGAGTTAGAGCTATAAACACTTCTGAAACAAGTGCTAGGAGTTATGTAACAGTAAATTTAGATGATAAATCTTTTGTACTATCTACAACTAATTACGCGTTAAATATTAAGTCTTTTACTATATATCCTAATCCTGCTTCAGATATTGTAGAGTTTAATTTTAATAATCTAGATGCTAGCAAAATAACATTAACTATTTATAATATAAGTGGTGCTGTAGTTGATGTTGTTAAAAATGCATCAAGATATTCTGTTAATCACCTTGCAAAAGGAATGTACATTGTTATTGCAACAGATGGTAACTTTGTTGAAACCCAAAAATTATTAATAAAATAG
- a CDS encoding endonuclease/exonuclease/phosphatase family protein, whose product MKKIVILLLVCFSFSCTSEKEVYKIMTYNIRYDNSNDGENQWSKRNVFLTDQISYNNPDVFGIQEGLQHQVQFLDSVFTNYSYIGIGRDDGKTKGEYSAVFYNKEKFNLINEGTFWLSETPNKISVGWDASMERICTYGLFKNKTNSEQFWVFNTHFDHIGSVARVKSAALILEKIKELNTNNLPVIVIGDFNLKPETAPIQLLSKVLNDTKNVSILKPFGPTGTFNGFNFNKPVSDRIDYIFTSKEAVKVLKYAVLSDSKDCKYPSDHLPVLVELKFINQ is encoded by the coding sequence ATGAAAAAAATAGTTATTTTACTTTTAGTATGTTTTTCATTTTCTTGCACTTCGGAAAAAGAAGTCTATAAAATAATGACCTATAATATTAGATATGATAATTCAAACGACGGCGAAAATCAATGGTCTAAGAGAAACGTTTTTTTAACGGATCAGATTTCATATAACAATCCAGATGTTTTCGGAATTCAAGAAGGTCTACAGCATCAAGTTCAGTTTTTAGATAGTGTTTTCACGAATTATTCTTATATAGGAATTGGACGTGATGACGGTAAAACGAAAGGTGAATACAGTGCTGTTTTTTATAATAAAGAAAAGTTTAATCTCATAAACGAAGGTACCTTTTGGTTGTCTGAAACTCCTAATAAAATTTCTGTTGGTTGGGATGCATCCATGGAACGTATTTGTACCTACGGACTTTTTAAAAACAAAACCAACAGCGAGCAATTTTGGGTATTTAACACACATTTCGATCATATTGGAAGTGTAGCAAGAGTTAAAAGTGCAGCATTAATTCTTGAAAAAATTAAAGAATTAAACACCAATAATTTACCAGTAATTGTTATAGGAGATTTTAATTTAAAACCAGAAACAGCACCAATTCAATTACTTTCAAAAGTCTTGAATGATACTAAAAATGTAAGTATATTAAAACCTTTTGGTCCAACAGGAACTTTCAATGGTTTTAATTTTAACAAACCTGTTTCAGATAGAATCGATTATATTTTTACAAGTAAAGAGGCTGTAAAAGTGTTAAAATATGCAGTATTAAGTGATTCTAAAGACTGTAAATATCCGTCAGATCATTTACCTGTTCTAGTAGAATTAAAATTTATAAACCAATAA